From Coffea arabica cultivar ET-39 chromosome 10e, Coffea Arabica ET-39 HiFi, whole genome shotgun sequence, one genomic window encodes:
- the LOC113711959 gene encoding probable protein phosphatase 2C 9 isoform X1, with product MDKFFCFNAGCGQCVRGESSGSSGKGKSRENKIKYGFSLVKGKASHPMEDYHVAKFVRIDGHELGLFAIFDGHLGDAVPAYLQKHLFDNILKEGSFWTDPGGSISKAYEKTDQEILSNSSNLGRGGSTAVTAILINGQRLWVANVGDSRAILSRGGQAIQMTIDHEPSTERGSIENKGGFVSNMPGDVPRVNGQLAVSRAFGDKSLKSHLRSDPDILDMNVDVNCDILILGSDGIWKVMTNQEAVDIARRTKDPQKAAEQLTAEALNRDSKDDISCVVVRFRK from the exons ATGGATAAGTTTTTTTGCTTCAATGCTGGTTGTGGTCAG TGCGTCAGGGGTGAGTCTTCTGGTAGTTCCGGCAAAGGAAAAAGTCGCGAGAATAAAATCAAATATGGTTTCAGCCTAGTGAAAGGCAAAGCCAGTCATCCAATGGAAGACTACCATGTTGCTAAGTTTGTGCGGATTGATGGACATGAGCTCGGGCTTTTTGCCATATTTGATGGCCATCTTGGGGATGCAGTTCCTGCATACCTGCAAAAACATTTGTTTGACAATATCTTAAAGGAA GGCTCATTCTGGACAGATCCTGGCGGATCAATCTCAAAAGCCTATGAGAAAACTGACCAGGAAATTCTGTCTAACAGTTCGAACTTAGGGCGAGGTGGGTCCACTGCTGTGACTGCAATTCTCATAAATGGTCAAAGATTATGGGTGGCGAATGTTGGGGATTCACGAGCTATTCTGTCTCGTGGAGGCCAGGCTATTCAGATGACAATAGACCATGAGCCTAGTACTGAACGAGGCAGCATTGAGAACAAAGGAGGCTTCGTCTCAAACATGCCAG GAGACGTGCCTAGGGTGAATGGACAGCTGGCCGTTTCTCGTGCTTTTGGAGATAAAAGTCTCAAGTCACATTTGCGTTCAGATCCAGACATTCTCGATATGAATGTCGATGTCAACTGCGACATTCTTATCCTTGGAAGTGATGGTATCTGGAAG GTAATGACCAATCAAGAAGCAGTCGACATTGCTAGAAGAACAAAAGACCCTCAGAAAGCTGCGGAACAGTTAACTGCTGAAGCCTTGAACAGAGACAGTAAAGATGATATTTCTTGTGTTGTTGTTAGATTTAGGAAATAA
- the LOC113711959 gene encoding probable protein phosphatase 2C 10 isoform X2 yields the protein MDKFFCFNAGCGQCVRGESSGSSGKGKSRENKIKYGFSLVKGKASHPMEDYHVAKFVRIDGHELGLFAIFDGHLGDAVPAYLQKHLFDNILKEVSWLLTPAAVHIYGCTFGSNLGRGGSTAVTAILINGQRLWVANVGDSRAILSRGGQAIQMTIDHEPSTERGSIENKGGFVSNMPGDVPRVNGQLAVSRAFGDKSLKSHLRSDPDILDMNVDVNCDILILGSDGIWKVMTNQEAVDIARRTKDPQKAAEQLTAEALNRDSKDDISCVVVRFRK from the exons ATGGATAAGTTTTTTTGCTTCAATGCTGGTTGTGGTCAG TGCGTCAGGGGTGAGTCTTCTGGTAGTTCCGGCAAAGGAAAAAGTCGCGAGAATAAAATCAAATATGGTTTCAGCCTAGTGAAAGGCAAAGCCAGTCATCCAATGGAAGACTACCATGTTGCTAAGTTTGTGCGGATTGATGGACATGAGCTCGGGCTTTTTGCCATATTTGATGGCCATCTTGGGGATGCAGTTCCTGCATACCTGCAAAAACATTTGTTTGACAATATCTTAAAGGAAGTAAGTTGGCTGTTGACTCCGGCAGCTGTTCACATATATGGTTGTACTTTTGG TTCGAACTTAGGGCGAGGTGGGTCCACTGCTGTGACTGCAATTCTCATAAATGGTCAAAGATTATGGGTGGCGAATGTTGGGGATTCACGAGCTATTCTGTCTCGTGGAGGCCAGGCTATTCAGATGACAATAGACCATGAGCCTAGTACTGAACGAGGCAGCATTGAGAACAAAGGAGGCTTCGTCTCAAACATGCCAG GAGACGTGCCTAGGGTGAATGGACAGCTGGCCGTTTCTCGTGCTTTTGGAGATAAAAGTCTCAAGTCACATTTGCGTTCAGATCCAGACATTCTCGATATGAATGTCGATGTCAACTGCGACATTCTTATCCTTGGAAGTGATGGTATCTGGAAG GTAATGACCAATCAAGAAGCAGTCGACATTGCTAGAAGAACAAAAGACCCTCAGAAAGCTGCGGAACAGTTAACTGCTGAAGCCTTGAACAGAGACAGTAAAGATGATATTTCTTGTGTTGTTGTTAGATTTAGGAAATAA
- the LOC113711959 gene encoding probable protein phosphatase 2C 10 isoform X3, producing MEDYHVAKFVRIDGHELGLFAIFDGHLGDAVPAYLQKHLFDNILKEGSFWTDPGGSISKAYEKTDQEILSNSSNLGRGGSTAVTAILINGQRLWVANVGDSRAILSRGGQAIQMTIDHEPSTERGSIENKGGFVSNMPGDVPRVNGQLAVSRAFGDKSLKSHLRSDPDILDMNVDVNCDILILGSDGIWKVMTNQEAVDIARRTKDPQKAAEQLTAEALNRDSKDDISCVVVRFRK from the exons ATGGAAGACTACCATGTTGCTAAGTTTGTGCGGATTGATGGACATGAGCTCGGGCTTTTTGCCATATTTGATGGCCATCTTGGGGATGCAGTTCCTGCATACCTGCAAAAACATTTGTTTGACAATATCTTAAAGGAA GGCTCATTCTGGACAGATCCTGGCGGATCAATCTCAAAAGCCTATGAGAAAACTGACCAGGAAATTCTGTCTAACAGTTCGAACTTAGGGCGAGGTGGGTCCACTGCTGTGACTGCAATTCTCATAAATGGTCAAAGATTATGGGTGGCGAATGTTGGGGATTCACGAGCTATTCTGTCTCGTGGAGGCCAGGCTATTCAGATGACAATAGACCATGAGCCTAGTACTGAACGAGGCAGCATTGAGAACAAAGGAGGCTTCGTCTCAAACATGCCAG GAGACGTGCCTAGGGTGAATGGACAGCTGGCCGTTTCTCGTGCTTTTGGAGATAAAAGTCTCAAGTCACATTTGCGTTCAGATCCAGACATTCTCGATATGAATGTCGATGTCAACTGCGACATTCTTATCCTTGGAAGTGATGGTATCTGGAAG GTAATGACCAATCAAGAAGCAGTCGACATTGCTAGAAGAACAAAAGACCCTCAGAAAGCTGCGGAACAGTTAACTGCTGAAGCCTTGAACAGAGACAGTAAAGATGATATTTCTTGTGTTGTTGTTAGATTTAGGAAATAA